A region of Mesorhizobium sp. AR02 DNA encodes the following proteins:
- a CDS encoding DUF992 domain-containing protein, translated as MPRTAIAAAVIAIVLGAPQAQAQDRGIELGTLECAISGGTGFIFGSTKDLSCTFTPTDKSFAPEAYFGAVNKYGLDIGTTKQAVMRWLVLTPLKNIYAPGALAGDYIGASAEVTAAVGAGANLLVGGSSQAFTLQPLSLQTQTGINLAIGVSQFQLRSTEN; from the coding sequence ATGCCGAGGACAGCCATCGCTGCTGCCGTGATTGCAATCGTGCTTGGCGCGCCACAGGCGCAAGCGCAGGACCGCGGCATAGAACTCGGCACGCTTGAATGCGCCATATCAGGTGGCACCGGCTTCATCTTCGGCTCGACCAAGGATCTGAGCTGCACCTTCACGCCGACCGACAAGAGCTTCGCGCCGGAAGCCTATTTCGGCGCCGTCAACAAATACGGCCTCGACATCGGCACGACAAAGCAGGCGGTGATGCGATGGCTGGTGCTGACGCCGCTGAAGAACATCTACGCGCCCGGTGCGCTGGCCGGCGACTATATCGGTGCCAGCGCCGAGGTGACGGCAGCCGTTGGCGCCGGCGCCAATCTGCTGGTCGGCGGCTCCTCGCAGGCCTTCACACTCCAGCCGCTCAGCCTGCAGACGCAGACCGGCATCAATCTCGCCATCGGCGTCAGCCAGTTCCAGCTGCGAAGCACCGAGAACTGA
- a CDS encoding DUF2568 domain-containing protein: MGNAWWNLTLRFLLELAALLGLGVAGWNLSEGWWHWVLALALPLIAAVLWGTFAVLNDPSRSGRAPVPVPGAVRLALELVILFGGAAGFYAAGYATTGLIVALLIAISYAFSLDRLGWLLKQ, translated from the coding sequence ATGGGCAATGCCTGGTGGAATCTGACATTGCGCTTCCTGCTGGAGCTTGCCGCCTTGCTCGGTCTCGGCGTCGCCGGCTGGAACCTCTCAGAGGGATGGTGGCACTGGGTCCTCGCTTTGGCCCTGCCGCTCATTGCGGCCGTGCTGTGGGGGACCTTCGCCGTGCTCAACGACCCAAGCCGGTCGGGCCGGGCTCCCGTCCCGGTTCCGGGCGCGGTACGGCTGGCGCTCGAACTGGTCATCCTGTTCGGCGGCGCTGCCGGATTCTACGCCGCCGGTTACGCGACCACGGGCCTCATCGTCGCCCTGCTCATCGCCATCAGTTACGCATTTTCGCTCGACCGACTCGGTTGGCTGCTGAAGCAATAG
- a CDS encoding tetratricopeptide repeat protein: protein MNATSVERGTALRGFALTAALLSGLVLAGCQTSGPTGEFNNIDKAQGSSENISSLSAVIQRNPQDPEGYNVRGSAYGRGGQYQAALKDFNQAIQLNPNFYQAYSNRALIQRFLGNQAAALDDYNKSIQINGNYDAAYIGRGNLYRKAGRTQDAFNDFQKAIQLDTTDARAYHNRGLIYQSQGQHKFAIEDFSTAISLAPDAAEPYNGRGLSYLATGDEDNAFSDFNMAIKLDGQNAEAWANQALIYERRGDKAKAAKSYREAVRLNPSYQPAKDGLARVS from the coding sequence ATGAACGCAACGAGCGTGGAGCGCGGGACCGCATTGCGTGGTTTCGCCCTGACAGCCGCCCTGCTTTCCGGACTGGTGCTGGCCGGCTGCCAGACATCGGGTCCGACCGGCGAGTTCAACAACATCGACAAGGCGCAAGGGTCGAGCGAAAACATCTCCTCGCTGTCGGCGGTGATCCAGCGCAATCCCCAGGATCCCGAAGGCTACAACGTGCGCGGCTCGGCCTATGGCCGTGGCGGCCAGTACCAGGCAGCGCTCAAGGACTTCAACCAGGCCATCCAGCTCAATCCGAATTTCTACCAGGCCTATTCGAACCGGGCGCTTATCCAGCGCTTCCTTGGCAATCAGGCGGCCGCGCTCGACGACTACAACAAGTCGATTCAGATCAACGGCAATTATGACGCCGCCTATATCGGCCGCGGCAATCTCTACCGCAAGGCGGGCCGCACCCAGGATGCCTTCAACGATTTCCAGAAGGCGATCCAGCTCGACACCACGGACGCCCGCGCCTACCACAATCGCGGCCTGATCTATCAGAGCCAGGGCCAGCACAAATTCGCCATCGAGGATTTCTCGACCGCCATCTCGCTGGCGCCGGATGCCGCCGAGCCCTACAACGGCCGTGGCCTCTCCTATCTGGCGACGGGCGACGAGGACAATGCGTTCTCCGACTTCAACATGGCCATCAAGCTCGACGGCCAGAACGCCGAGGCCTGGGCCAACCAGGCGCTGATCTACGAGCGGCGCGGCGACAAGGCGAAGGCGGCGAAATCCTATCGCGAAGCCGTGCGCCTCAACCCGAGCTACCAGCCGGCCAAGGACGGCCTCGCCCGCGTCAGCTGA
- a CDS encoding DUF992 domain-containing protein, with the protein MIKKLVCAAALATAVFAAAPASAGKLQLGTLDCTIDGGTAYIVASNKGVSCVFRPYHHGPSEIYTGVISKIGVDLGQTHQGQLVWAVFAATRDRDAGDLAGSYYGVNAEASVVTGGGANLLVGGFDSAFMLEPLSVQAQTGVNLAVAVTSLELIHSLK; encoded by the coding sequence ATGATCAAGAAACTCGTCTGCGCCGCTGCCCTTGCAACGGCCGTATTCGCTGCCGCCCCCGCCAGCGCCGGCAAGCTGCAGCTCGGCACGCTCGACTGCACCATCGATGGTGGCACCGCCTATATCGTCGCTTCCAACAAGGGCGTGTCCTGCGTCTTCCGTCCCTATCACCATGGACCGTCGGAGATTTACACCGGCGTCATCTCCAAGATCGGTGTCGATCTCGGCCAGACGCATCAGGGCCAGCTCGTCTGGGCGGTTTTTGCCGCGACCCGCGACCGCGATGCGGGTGACCTTGCCGGCAGCTATTATGGCGTCAACGCCGAGGCGAGCGTCGTCACTGGCGGCGGCGCCAATCTGCTGGTCGGCGGCTTCGACAGCGCCTTCATGCTGGAGCCGCTCAGCGTCCAGGCGCAGACCGGCGTCAATCTCGCCGTGGCCGTGACCTCGCTTGAGCTGATCCACTCGCTCAAGTGA
- a CDS encoding SDR family oxidoreductase, which translates to MLALTNKIAIVTGASSGIGRATAKLFAEEGARIVVAARRQAELDTLVAEISDAEGTAVALAGDVRDEAYAKALVDLAVESFGGLDIVFNNAGAVGLMAPLPDMMPATWHETMDINLTSAFLGAKYQIPAMLERGGGSLIFTSSFVGYTAGMPGMAAYAAAKAGLIGLTQVLAAEYGPKGLRVNALLPGGTDTPGATTTTPEARAFVEGIHALKRMAQPEEIARSALYLASDASSFTTGTALFADGGVSINRT; encoded by the coding sequence ATGCTCGCACTCACCAACAAGATCGCCATCGTCACCGGCGCCAGTTCCGGCATCGGCCGCGCCACGGCAAAACTCTTCGCCGAGGAAGGCGCCAGGATCGTCGTCGCCGCCCGGCGCCAGGCAGAGCTCGACACGCTTGTCGCCGAGATATCGGACGCGGAGGGCACGGCCGTCGCCCTTGCCGGCGACGTCAGGGACGAAGCCTATGCAAAAGCGCTTGTCGATTTGGCGGTCGAAAGCTTCGGCGGCCTCGACATTGTCTTCAACAATGCCGGCGCAGTCGGCTTGATGGCACCGCTGCCCGACATGATGCCGGCGACATGGCACGAGACGATGGACATCAACCTGACCAGCGCCTTTCTCGGTGCGAAGTACCAGATACCAGCGATGCTGGAGCGCGGCGGTGGCTCACTGATCTTTACGTCGAGTTTTGTCGGCTACACTGCCGGCATGCCGGGCATGGCCGCCTACGCCGCCGCCAAGGCCGGCCTCATCGGCCTGACACAGGTTCTGGCCGCCGAATACGGGCCGAAAGGCCTGCGCGTCAACGCGCTGCTGCCCGGCGGCACCGATACGCCCGGCGCGACAACGACCACGCCCGAGGCTCGCGCCTTCGTCGAAGGTATCCACGCCTTGAAGCGCATGGCACAGCCGGAGGAGATCGCCCGCTCGGCGCTTTATCTCGCCTCCGATGCCTCGAGCTTCACCACGGGAACGGCGCTGTTTGCCGACGGCGGCGTCTCGATCAACCGGACGTGA
- a CDS encoding sarcosine oxidase subunit alpha produces MSGAFRIPRAGRLSQAKTARFSFDGQSYTGIEGDTLASALLANGVHLVGRSFKYHRPRGFLSAGAEEPNALVQIVRDDARKTPNVRATVQELYDGLAANSQNRWPSLSFDVGAVNDLASPMFSAGFYYKTFMWPKAAWKSLYEPKIREAAGLGVSPDKPDPDHYSSRYAHCDVLVLGGGAAGIAAALAAAETGVRVILADEQVEFGGSLRFETGAKIDGQDGFAWAQAAIAKLAAMDNVRVLPRTTAFGYYAQNFVGLVERVSDHLRAPGHDLPRERLWQVRAKRVVLASGAIERHMVFANNDRPGIMLAGAARTFLNHYGVAVGRNVGVYTANDSAYAAAIDLKKAGVNVAAIVDLRDNPTGPVIDEARALGIEINFGRAVIRAGGKLRVSSMTVQPKNGGGERTIPVDAILMSAGWTPSVHLFSQSRGKVAFNDETKRFVPGTYAQDCVSVGACNGTDGLSATVDEAYAAGAKAAKDAGAKTAKGVKPKVDASESWSRGMLGAAPGAGPDTTVKAFVDFQNDVTAKDIRQAVHEGMRSIEHVKRFTTNGMATDQGKTSNMHGLAIAAETLGKPIPEVGLTTFRAPYTPVTFGAIVSHARGPLFDPTRRTAIHPWAEAQGAVFEDVGQWKRAWYFPKAGEDMHAAVDRECVAVRTNAGLFDASTLGKIEVVGPDAAKFMELLYTNPWEKLEPGRCRYGIMLREDGFIYDDGVVGRLAPDRFHVTTTTGGAPRVMNHMEDYLQTEFPHLNVWLTSITEQWAVIAVQGPKSRDIIAPLVEGIDMSDEALPHMSVREGKICGVPTRLFRMSFTGERGFEVNVPADYGQAVWEALWAEGQKHGAAAYGTEAMHVLRAEKGYIIVGQDTDGTVTPNDAGLDWAVGKKKTDFVGIRGMARLDLVAKGRKQLVGLKTKDPKVVLEEGAQIVEDPKQAIPMKMIGHVTSSYWSQNCGRSIALALVAGGRDRMGDTLYVPMPNGVIEVEVTGMVFFDETGGRLNG; encoded by the coding sequence ATGAGCGGCGCGTTCCGCATCCCGAGAGCCGGTCGCCTCAGCCAGGCCAAGACCGCGCGCTTCAGCTTCGACGGCCAGTCCTATACCGGCATCGAAGGCGACACGCTGGCGTCCGCACTGCTTGCCAACGGCGTGCATCTGGTCGGCCGCTCGTTCAAGTACCACCGTCCGCGCGGCTTCCTGTCGGCCGGCGCGGAAGAGCCCAACGCTTTGGTGCAGATCGTGCGCGACGATGCGCGCAAGACGCCCAATGTGCGCGCCACCGTGCAGGAGCTCTATGACGGGCTCGCCGCCAATTCGCAAAACCGCTGGCCGTCGCTGTCCTTCGATGTCGGCGCGGTCAACGACCTGGCATCGCCGATGTTTTCGGCCGGCTTCTACTACAAGACCTTCATGTGGCCGAAGGCGGCGTGGAAGAGCCTGTACGAGCCCAAGATCCGCGAAGCCGCCGGCCTCGGCGTTTCTCCCGACAAGCCCGATCCCGACCATTATTCCTCGCGCTACGCGCATTGCGACGTGCTGGTGCTGGGTGGCGGTGCCGCCGGCATCGCGGCGGCATTGGCGGCGGCCGAGACCGGCGTGCGCGTCATCCTCGCCGACGAGCAGGTCGAATTCGGCGGCAGCCTGCGTTTCGAGACCGGGGCGAAGATCGACGGCCAGGACGGTTTTGCCTGGGCGCAAGCGGCGATCGCCAAGCTCGCCGCCATGGACAATGTCCGCGTACTGCCGCGCACGACCGCCTTTGGCTATTACGCGCAGAATTTCGTCGGCCTGGTCGAGCGCGTCAGCGATCATCTGAGGGCCCCCGGCCATGATTTGCCGCGCGAGCGGCTGTGGCAGGTGCGCGCGAAGCGCGTTGTGCTGGCCTCCGGCGCCATCGAGCGCCACATGGTGTTCGCCAACAATGACCGGCCCGGCATCATGCTGGCGGGCGCGGCGCGCACCTTCCTCAACCATTATGGCGTGGCGGTCGGCAGGAATGTCGGCGTCTACACCGCCAATGATTCCGCTTACGCGGCGGCGATCGACCTGAAGAAGGCCGGCGTCAATGTCGCGGCGATCGTCGATTTGCGCGACAACCCGACTGGGCCGGTGATCGACGAGGCGCGGGCGCTCGGCATCGAGATCAATTTCGGCCGCGCGGTGATCCGCGCCGGCGGCAAGTTGCGGGTGTCCTCGATGACCGTGCAGCCGAAGAATGGCGGCGGCGAGCGCACCATTCCCGTCGATGCCATCCTGATGTCGGCCGGCTGGACGCCGTCGGTGCATCTGTTCTCGCAGTCGCGCGGCAAGGTCGCCTTCAACGACGAGACCAAGCGCTTCGTGCCGGGCACCTATGCACAGGACTGCGTCTCGGTCGGCGCCTGCAACGGCACCGATGGGCTGTCGGCGACGGTGGACGAAGCCTATGCGGCTGGCGCCAAGGCAGCCAAAGATGCCGGCGCGAAAACCGCCAAGGGTGTGAAGCCTAAGGTCGATGCCTCGGAAAGCTGGTCGCGCGGCATGCTGGGCGCGGCGCCCGGCGCCGGGCCGGACACGACAGTGAAGGCGTTCGTCGATTTCCAGAACGACGTCACCGCCAAGGACATCCGCCAGGCGGTGCATGAGGGCATGCGCTCGATCGAGCACGTCAAGCGCTTCACCACCAATGGCATGGCGACCGACCAGGGCAAGACCTCCAACATGCACGGCCTGGCGATTGCCGCCGAGACGCTGGGCAAGCCGATCCCGGAAGTCGGGCTCACCACCTTCCGCGCGCCCTACACGCCGGTCACCTTTGGCGCGATCGTCAGCCATGCGCGCGGGCCGCTGTTCGACCCGACACGCAGAACCGCGATCCATCCCTGGGCCGAAGCGCAAGGTGCCGTGTTCGAGGATGTCGGCCAGTGGAAGCGCGCCTGGTATTTCCCGAAAGCCGGTGAAGACATGCACGCGGCGGTCGACCGCGAATGCGTCGCGGTTCGCACCAATGCCGGCCTGTTCGACGCCTCGACGCTGGGCAAGATCGAGGTGGTCGGGCCTGATGCGGCCAAGTTCATGGAACTGCTCTACACCAATCCGTGGGAGAAGCTGGAGCCGGGCCGCTGCCGCTACGGCATCATGTTGCGCGAGGACGGCTTCATCTATGATGACGGCGTCGTCGGCAGGCTGGCGCCGGATCGCTTCCATGTGACGACGACGACCGGCGGCGCGCCGCGCGTCATGAACCATATGGAGGATTATCTCCAGACCGAGTTCCCGCATCTCAATGTCTGGCTGACCTCGATCACCGAGCAGTGGGCGGTCATCGCGGTGCAAGGGCCGAAGTCGCGCGACATCATCGCGCCGCTGGTCGAAGGAATCGACATGTCCGACGAGGCGTTGCCGCATATGTCGGTGCGCGAAGGCAAGATCTGCGGCGTGCCGACAAGGCTGTTCCGCATGTCGTTCACCGGTGAGCGCGGCTTCGAGGTCAATGTGCCGGCCGACTACGGCCAGGCCGTCTGGGAAGCGCTGTGGGCCGAGGGCCAGAAGCATGGTGCGGCCGCCTACGGCACCGAGGCGATGCACGTGCTGCGCGCCGAGAAGGGCTACATCATCGTCGGCCAGGACACTGACGGCACGGTGACGCCGAACGACGCCGGACTGGACTGGGCGGTCGGCAAGAAGAAGACCGACTTCGTCGGTATCAGGGGCATGGCGCGGCTGGACCTGGTCGCCAAGGGCCGCAAGCAACTGGTGGGTCTCAAGACCAAGGACCCGAAGGTGGTGCTGGAAGAGGGCGCGCAGATCGTCGAGGATCCCAAGCAAGCGATCCCGATGAAGATGATCGGCCATGTCACCTCGAGCTACTGGTCGCAGAATTGCGGCCGTTCCATTGCGCTGGCGCTGGTCGCCGGCGGCCGCGACCGGATGGGCGACACGCTCTATGTGCCGATGCCGAACGGGGTGATCGAAGTGGAGGTTACCGGCATGGTGTTCTTCGACGAGACGGGAGGGCGCCTCAATGGCTAA
- a CDS encoding MFS transporter — translation MTEISTNRVDWRALWASGDLARFCFISLGILLHATNETMVATVMPAMVGELAGVQLVGWSLAIYELGAIVAGAAAGRLVSYVALRTNMVVAALLYAAGALICATSPSMQLFLAGRLIEGLGGGALVSLAFVSVERLFSRAIWPQLFGIMSAIWGVAAFSGPLLGAIMTELLSWRWAFGVFTLGGTAMALASFLVLNTPEATRPSPSAGKVPPFPFAALGCLAVAVVLIASAGVDIAVLRSSLLIVLGLAGLALFFAIDALKPRSRLFPSRLFSWRTPVGAGMTMVAAFSVATCSFGVYGPLLLTSLHDIPLLTTGYIIAAESIAWSILSILVANAPPQRERLIIVAGALMIAAGIAGFAYTIPLGSIPLILVCALLQGGGFGIAWPFLTRVIVASAPDDEQTIASAAVPTMQRIGYAVGAALAGIVANASGFSQGLNHDAAANVASWLFLAFVPLGILGCFAALRASSTANRPLEAIG, via the coding sequence ATGACTGAAATCAGCACAAACAGGGTCGACTGGCGCGCTTTGTGGGCGAGCGGCGACCTGGCGCGTTTCTGCTTCATCAGCCTCGGCATCCTGCTGCACGCCACCAATGAGACGATGGTGGCGACCGTCATGCCGGCCATGGTCGGCGAACTGGCGGGCGTGCAGCTCGTCGGCTGGTCGCTGGCGATCTACGAGCTCGGCGCCATCGTCGCCGGCGCTGCTGCCGGACGGCTGGTGAGCTATGTGGCCTTGCGCACCAATATGGTGGTCGCGGCCCTGCTCTACGCGGCCGGGGCGCTGATCTGCGCCACCTCGCCTTCCATGCAATTGTTCCTGGCCGGGCGCCTGATCGAGGGGCTGGGCGGCGGCGCGCTGGTGTCGCTGGCCTTCGTCTCGGTCGAGCGGCTGTTTTCGCGCGCCATCTGGCCGCAGCTTTTCGGCATCATGTCGGCGATCTGGGGCGTCGCGGCGTTCAGCGGCCCGTTGCTGGGCGCGATCATGACCGAACTTCTGTCGTGGCGCTGGGCCTTCGGCGTCTTCACCCTCGGCGGCACCGCCATGGCACTGGCAAGCTTCCTCGTGCTCAACACGCCGGAGGCGACGCGACCCAGCCCAAGCGCCGGCAAGGTGCCGCCCTTCCCGTTCGCCGCCCTTGGCTGCCTTGCCGTCGCCGTGGTGCTGATCGCCTCGGCCGGCGTCGACATCGCCGTGCTGCGCTCCTCGCTGCTGATCGTGCTGGGTCTGGCCGGCCTGGCGCTGTTCTTCGCCATCGACGCGCTGAAGCCGCGCTCGCGGCTTTTCCCGTCGCGGCTGTTCTCGTGGCGCACGCCGGTCGGCGCCGGCATGACCATGGTCGCGGCCTTTTCCGTCGCGACCTGCTCCTTCGGCGTCTATGGACCGCTGCTTTTGACCAGCCTGCACGACATTCCGCTCTTGACCACCGGCTACATCATCGCCGCCGAATCGATCGCCTGGTCGATCCTGTCGATCCTCGTCGCCAACGCACCGCCGCAACGCGAGCGGCTGATCATTGTCGCCGGCGCGCTGATGATCGCGGCGGGCATTGCCGGCTTTGCCTACACGATACCGCTGGGTTCCATTCCGCTGATCCTGGTCTGCGCCCTGTTGCAGGGCGGCGGCTTCGGCATTGCCTGGCCGTTCCTGACCCGCGTCATCGTCGCCTCCGCACCGGATGACGAACAGACCATCGCCTCAGCCGCGGTGCCGACCATGCAGCGCATCGGCTATGCCGTGGGCGCGGCCCTCGCCGGCATCGTCGCCAATGCCAGCGGTTTCTCGCAGGGGCTGAACCACGACGCCGCGGCCAATGTCGCGAGCTGGCTGTTCCTCGCCTTCGTGCCGCTCGGCATCCTCGGCTGTTTCGCCGCCTTGCGGGCATCGTCGACTGCGAACCGGCCGCTGGAAGCCATCGGCTGA
- the rpsU gene encoding 30S ribosomal protein S21, which produces MQVLVRDNNVDQALRALKKKMQREGIFREMKMRGHYEKPSEKRAREKAEAVRRARKLARKRAQREGLLPMTPRPVPAGGAAGAARPPR; this is translated from the coding sequence GTGCAGGTACTCGTCCGCGACAATAACGTTGATCAGGCGCTTCGCGCGCTCAAGAAGAAGATGCAGCGCGAAGGCATTTTCCGCGAAATGAAGATGCGCGGCCACTACGAGAAGCCTTCCGAGAAGCGCGCCCGTGAAAAGGCTGAAGCCGTTCGCCGCGCCCGCAAGCTGGCCCGCAAGCGTGCACAGCGCGAAGGCCTGCTGCCGATGACGCCGCGTCCCGTTCCTGCCGGTGGTGCTGCTGGTGCAGCGCGTCCGCCGCGCTGA
- a CDS encoding sarcosine oxidase subunit beta yields MKKYSVFAIAREAMRGHKGWEEQWSSPEPKKEYDVIIVGAGGHGLATAYYLATVHGITNVAVLEKGWLGGGNTGRNTTIIRSNYLYDESAGIYDHALKLWDGLSQELNYNVMYSARGVMMLAHNVHDIQVLKRHVHANRLNGIDNEWLSPEQAKEFCPPLNISRDARYPVVGAALQRRGGTARHDAVAWGYARGASARGVHIIQNCEVTGVKRAANGAVMGVDTTRGFIGAKKVGVVAAGHSSVIMNMAGVRMPLESYPLQALVSEPIKPVVPCVVMSNTVHAYISQSDKGELVIGAGTDQYVSYSQTGGLHILQHTLDAICEMFPIFTRMKMLRSWGGIVDVTPDRSPILAKTPVPGLYVNCGWGTGGFKATPGSGHVFAHTIAKDDPHPINAPFTIERFRTGRLIDEAAAAAVAH; encoded by the coding sequence TTGAAAAAATATTCGGTATTCGCCATCGCCCGCGAGGCCATGCGCGGCCACAAGGGCTGGGAGGAGCAGTGGTCCTCGCCGGAGCCCAAAAAGGAATACGACGTCATCATCGTCGGCGCCGGCGGCCATGGCCTGGCCACCGCCTATTATCTCGCCACGGTGCACGGCATCACCAATGTCGCGGTGCTGGAAAAGGGCTGGCTCGGCGGCGGCAACACCGGCCGCAACACCACCATCATCCGCTCCAACTATCTCTATGACGAGAGCGCAGGGATTTACGACCATGCGCTGAAGCTGTGGGATGGGCTCTCCCAGGAGCTCAACTACAACGTCATGTATTCGGCGCGCGGTGTCATGATGCTCGCGCATAATGTGCACGACATCCAGGTGCTGAAGCGCCATGTCCACGCCAACCGGCTGAACGGTATCGACAATGAATGGCTGTCGCCGGAGCAAGCGAAGGAATTCTGCCCGCCGCTGAACATCTCCAGGGATGCGCGCTATCCGGTGGTCGGTGCTGCGCTGCAGCGACGCGGCGGCACGGCGCGCCACGATGCGGTGGCCTGGGGTTATGCGCGCGGCGCTTCGGCACGTGGCGTGCACATTATCCAGAATTGCGAGGTCACCGGCGTCAAGCGCGCGGCGAATGGCGCGGTCATGGGCGTCGACACGACGCGCGGCTTCATCGGCGCCAAGAAGGTCGGCGTCGTCGCCGCCGGTCATTCCTCGGTGATCATGAACATGGCCGGCGTGCGCATGCCGCTGGAAAGCTATCCGCTGCAGGCACTGGTGTCGGAGCCGATCAAGCCGGTGGTGCCTTGCGTGGTGATGTCGAACACGGTGCATGCCTATATCTCGCAGTCCGACAAGGGCGAACTGGTGATCGGCGCCGGCACCGACCAGTATGTCTCCTATTCGCAGACCGGCGGCCTGCACATTCTGCAGCATACGCTCGATGCCATCTGCGAGATGTTCCCGATCTTCACGCGCATGAAGATGCTGCGTTCGTGGGGCGGCATTGTCGACGTCACGCCGGACCGCTCGCCGATCCTGGCCAAGACGCCGGTGCCCGGCCTGTACGTCAATTGCGGCTGGGGCACGGGCGGCTTCAAGGCGACGCCTGGCTCGGGCCATGTCTTTGCCCATACCATCGCCAAGGACGATCCGCATCCGATCAACGCGCCCTTCACCATCGAGCGCTTCCGCACCGGCCGGCTCATCGACGAGGCGGCGGCGGCGGCGGTGGCGCACTGA
- a CDS encoding sarcosine oxidase subunit delta: protein MLLIRCPYCEEERPELEFRNAGEAHIARSANIAGESDDDFEKFFFIRSNPKGIIYERWRHMHGCARFFNAVRDTVTDKFVMTYKAGEPKPAKLPGVAK, encoded by the coding sequence ATGCTTCTCATCCGCTGCCCCTATTGCGAGGAAGAGCGCCCCGAACTCGAATTCCGCAACGCCGGCGAGGCGCATATTGCGCGCTCGGCCAACATTGCGGGCGAGAGCGACGACGATTTCGAAAAGTTCTTCTTCATCCGCTCCAATCCCAAGGGCATCATCTATGAGCGCTGGCGGCACATGCATGGCTGCGCACGCTTCTTCAATGCGGTGCGCGACACCGTCACCGACAAGTTCGTCATGACCTACAAGGCCGGCGAACCCAAGCCCGCCAAGCTGCCGGGAGTTGCCAAATGA
- a CDS encoding IS110 family transposase, with protein sequence MAFLHQQPSLCLGLDIAKDTITAADGTTTQVIDNQRRTIRAFLKSHKQADLVVCEPTGGHESLLLEECLRAGIACHRADTLKVKSFIRSYGTHGKSDAIDAAMLRAYGRERWEKLTLWQAPDPDETRLRALVRRRQELIAIKIAEKNRAKAPGGRELAASFEAVIKVVERQIQAIDAAMRELIAGSSALKHRAAICTAMDSLGPIVTAKLLAILPELGTMTRRKAAALAGLAPHPNDSGQKQGYRKIRGGRPEIRSILYMPALHAAAGRGEFATFYKRLITNGKKPMVAIAAVMRKIVVTLNARLRDATIPQS encoded by the coding sequence ATGGCCTTCTTGCATCAACAACCGAGCCTGTGCCTCGGCCTCGATATCGCCAAGGACACCATCACCGCCGCCGACGGCACCACCACCCAAGTCATCGACAACCAGCGACGCACGATCCGCGCCTTCCTCAAGAGCCACAAACAGGCCGATCTCGTGGTCTGCGAACCGACCGGTGGCCATGAGAGCCTGCTGCTCGAAGAGTGCCTGCGCGCCGGCATCGCCTGCCATCGCGCCGACACGCTCAAGGTCAAGAGCTTCATCCGCTCCTACGGCACGCACGGTAAGAGCGATGCCATCGATGCCGCCATGTTGAGAGCCTACGGTCGCGAACGCTGGGAAAAGCTGACCCTTTGGCAAGCCCCGGACCCCGACGAGACCCGCTTGCGCGCCCTGGTGCGCCGCCGCCAGGAACTCATCGCCATCAAGATCGCAGAGAAGAACCGCGCCAAGGCACCTGGTGGCCGCGAGCTCGCTGCCTCCTTCGAGGCCGTGATCAAAGTCGTCGAGCGTCAGATCCAAGCCATCGATGCAGCCATGCGCGAGCTGATCGCCGGTAGCAGCGCCCTCAAGCATCGAGCCGCCATCTGCACGGCCATGGACAGTCTCGGCCCGATCGTGACCGCCAAGCTGCTGGCCATCTTGCCCGAGCTCGGCACCATGACACGCCGAAAGGCTGCAGCCCTTGCAGGGCTCGCGCCTCATCCAAACGACAGCGGACAAAAGCAAGGCTACCGCAAAATCCGCGGCGGACGACCGGAAATCAGGAGCATCCTCTACATGCCCGCATTGCACGCCGCTGCCGGAAGGGGCGAGTTCGCCACCTTCTACAAACGCCTCATCACCAACGGCAAAAAGCCAATGGTGGCCATCGCTGCAGTCATGCGAAAAATCGTCGTCACCCTAAACGCCAGGCTCAGAGACGCCACCATTCCTCAGAGTTGA
- a CDS encoding SET domain-containing protein: MMLIRTYVAASAIEGVGMFAAEPIRKGTSIWRLDPDFDRLIPMDKYEAAPQPLKELLDRYAYPSPDRPGFMVYEVDNGRFMNHSATPNTDFSQYGGATATRDIAAGEEITCDYGEFFEDFERLHLATA; encoded by the coding sequence ATGATGCTCATCCGAACCTATGTGGCCGCGAGCGCAATCGAGGGCGTCGGCATGTTCGCCGCCGAGCCGATCCGGAAAGGCACCTCGATCTGGCGCCTCGATCCGGATTTCGACCGGCTGATCCCGATGGACAAATACGAGGCCGCGCCGCAGCCTCTGAAGGAATTGCTCGACCGCTATGCCTATCCGAGCCCGGATCGGCCGGGTTTCATGGTCTATGAGGTCGACAATGGCCGCTTCATGAACCATTCGGCGACGCCGAACACCGATTTTTCGCAATATGGCGGCGCGACCGCGACCCGCGACATTGCCGCGGGCGAGGAGATCACCTGCGACTACGGCGAATTCTTCGAGGATTTCGAACGGCTGCATCTGGCCACGGCGTGA